Proteins from a genomic interval of Salvelinus sp. IW2-2015 linkage group LG14, ASM291031v2, whole genome shotgun sequence:
- the LOC111973340 gene encoding centrosomal protein of 170 kDa protein B-like isoform X1 — translation MSVTSWFLVSSSGTRHRLPREMIFVGREDCELMLQSRSVDKQHAVINYNPATNEHLVKDLGSLNGTFVNDLRIPDQTYITLKLSDVIRFGYDSHVYILERSQHKVPEEALKHEKYTSQLQMGLKASEGKMAEHLESKLEKTERKSLSQEAPTSRPTPLYGQPSWWGEEDAASKGQHSEGHRPEEGHPEIPKEGSGLDPEVNGSLLEYRDNQGKSIFPYHREPSYFEIPTKEFQLHPKSLGAELHEIPTKDTDTPSAQAPPTXTTPSPPVVQSHASFTIEFDDCTPGKIKIKDHVTKFSSRQRKQQQQASGKTLATTPTEVMSAECKVVDWLVHSDVRMMRRRPTCEDVYSVKSDQAVNIKSLKGHHHDDGTQSDSEDLVLGKGKRSKSHHRVQSQHSIQSKLSLSELSEQTVLSYQLVKSQQTVQSNQLIQSEQSVMSVQSHQTVLSVPLQQSVSSQRLLQPQFSPPKLTPVSPVAPERPLSQSPPEARSPTMGPSKPGPQEPLTQQAFIIEFFDDNPRKKRSQSFTANPAHADSYSALKAKLERRKGGERPNSMHGHIPPTQQVTVPLKGQGHCVSQRSSSLKREKTEEPLSGGSASSSSGSGPSSRTSSGITIKPFGSVGKKTKLAQEFAAEFLMKDTVHRALSPTRDKTSPPPMSAPPVMVMSPSRTRIPSPLDPPSAVSYPSTPLQPTAPRSYSPTPAPHSPVLAISHPPSRSPVQTASPAHSLPPPMPLDLGVRGVDPKASRVVRNEEEDSLSDAGTYTIETESQDKEVEEARNMIDQVFGVLDSPEYSGAGVYRPIINDGKDELAMLRPSDDSTVDQMAAVSMHGFNPATLSGAPSGPIQVQSANNAAQEEGPKWVSRWASLADNYAEPGSTPPQGEFAEGDVQLISSHSVDNSELEGSQSCRTRRLLPQVPPGDRDKPENLTPSILIYPGPEPTLERSSGTPRHQDNTQSLCVQDDVDPDSLSDASRSDDGSVLERTRKSQGRKSGATSPGDTGPQYKGQDKLSPTQSTKSXSFYIGSEDGSSGKLDLARSPILSQGPERGRDTPAKTSPTTVLIRHLSSHEPRRAGVKPNNSAPNLHSQQDKDSKDPSKDILGSSSFVRQESFTKERPSDDVQIKRLPHISSHPTLRDMEQRETPQDPQPFLREEADVVLSSLEVTFPSSGSGRSSKRGGSSSHMDDSLSGESDVDTASTVSLVSNKNIPVTTGPKKRMTVSGFQKERSSSSQSVQGKGHRQPTARERLSEKRRSHAAASDNSSSKAEQAKRFQMRRSVGNRGSLDLSEGQQGSGQHWPDTASDHDTGPRPTSHNKKLIAPLQKEDNGKTAKSAAQQALIRSNSLSAPRPTRASMLRRARLGETSDNEGTETDRGSQNSDHIGASSKVSADGKKLLSRLDILAMPRKRTGSFTTPSDNESSTTTPTTRPGFSNRSAESTGPIRKTSVGETGAKQGATRGAGAPVKQLLTHTRSSGAKYSSTTSSRRRQKGSDYTSTSEEEYEASSGTPKHKRSSHTSAXTQTPRTQKEKAAVAAVARSKSGSLETEEDEVQNETDHYQNWTTHSAEIAKLSQDLAKDLAILAREIHEVAGDGDSQSSSGMGTNPSPSSAPNTPGPASTIPISSREELVQHIPEASLNYQKVLLSPGSTAVMDLDPNMNDQDPSSKPRWNREEVILDNLMLNPVSQLSQAIRENTEQLAEKMKVLFHNKTEAWEEIEAKINAENEVPILKTSNKEISSILNELRRVQKQLEMINSIVEPGGAGIGKPKVAVVAAATSAGQATRSPLRQKKAPSKPTGDRQRGASPSTSPTTSKHNTNESTKRSTRGHKGANVVA, via the exons ATGAGCGTGACATCATGGTTCCTGGTCAGCAGCTCTGGCACCCGCCACCGCCTCCCACGGGAGATGATCTTTGTGGGCCGGGAGGACTGTGAACTCATGCTGCAG TCTCGAAGTGTGGACAAGCAGCACGCCGTCATCAACTACAACCCTGCTACAAATGAGCACCTGGTCAAAGACCTGGGCAGCCTCAATGGA ACCTTTGTGAATGACCTGAGGATCCCAGACCAAACCTACATCACCCTCAAACTGTCTGATGTCATTCGCTTCGGATATG ATTCCCATGTGTACATCCTAGAAAGGAGCCAACACAAAGTCCCAGAGGAGGCACTCAAG catgagaaATACACCAGCCAGCTGCAGATGGGTCTGAAGGCCTCAGAGGGGAAGATGGCTGAGCACCTGGAGTCCAAGCTAGAGAAGACAGAAAGGAAATCTCTGTCTCAAG AGGCTCCAACCTCCCGACCCACCCCATTGTATGGCCAGCCCTCGTGGTGGGGGGAGGAGGATGCGGCCAGCAAAGGACAGCACAGTGAGGGACACAGGCCAGAGGAGGGTCACCCAG AGATTCCAAAGGAAGGTTCAGGCTTAGATCCAGAGGTGAATGGCTCCCTGTTAGAGTACAGAGACAATCAGGGCAAGTCCATCTTCCCCTACCACCGGGAGCCTAGCTACTTTGAGATCCCTACCAAGGAGTTCCAGCTGCATCCCAAGTCCTTGGGGGCAGAGCTCCATGAGATCCCCACCAAGGACACAGACACGCCCTCTGCCCAAGCCCCTCCCACCCYCACCACACCCAGTCCCCCTGTGGTGCAGAGCCACGCCTCCTTCACCATAGAGTTTGATGACTGCACGCCAGGCAAGATCAAGATCAAGGACCACGTGACCAAGTTCTCCTCGCGCCagaggaagcagcagcagcaggcgtCCGGGAAAACTCTGGCCACCACACCCACTGAGGTGATGTCAGCTGAGTGCAAGGTGGTAGATTGGTTGGTGCACAGTGATGTCAGAATGATGAGGAGACGTCCCACGTGTGAGGATGTTTACAGTGTCAAGAGTGACCAGGCCGTCAACATCAAAAGCCTCAAAG GACACCACCATGACGATGGGACCCAGAGTGATTCTGAGGACCTGGTCTTAGGGAAAGGGAAGCGAAGCAAGTCACACCACCGGGTCCAGTCGCAACATTCGATCCAGTCAAAGCTTTCCCTGTCTGAGCTGTCAGAACAGACAGTGCTGTCATACCAATTAGTCAAGTCACAACAGACAGTCCAGTCAAACCAATTGATCCAGTCCGAGCAGTCAGTTATGTCAGTCCAGTCACACCAGACAGTCCTGTCAGTTCCGTTGCAGCAGTCAGTTTCGTCACAAAGGTTACTTCAGCCTCAGTTCTCCCCTCCCAAACTGACCCCAGTTTCTCCTGTGgcccctgagaggcccctgtcTCAAAGCCCGCCTGAGGCTCGCTCCCCCACCATGGGTCCCTCTAAGCCCGGCCCCCAGGAGCCCCTCACCCAGCAAGCCTTCATCATAGAGTTCTTCGACGACAACCCGCGCAAGAAACGCTCGCAATCCTTCACCGCCAATCCTGCCCACGCAGACTCTTACTCCGCCCTCAAGGCCAAGCTGGAGCGGAGGAAGGGTGGGGAGAGGCCAAACTCCATGCACGGCCACATCCCTCCCACCCAGCAGGTGACTGTTCCTCTGAAGGGCCAGGGACACTGTGTGTCCCAGAGGTCTAGCTCCCTGAAGAGGGAGAAGACGGAGGAGCCCCTGAGTGGAGGCagtgcctcctcttcctccggtTCTGGGCCTTCCTCTCGCACCTCCTCTGGCATCACCATCAAGCCGTTTGGCAGTGTGGGGAAGAAGACCAAGCTGGCCCAGGAGTTTGCAGCAGAGTTCCTGATGAAAGATACAGTCCACAGAGCCTTGTCTCCCACCAGGGATAAGACGTCTCCTCCTCCCATGTCCGCTCCCCCGGTGATGGTGATGTCACCCTCTCGCACCCGCATTCCGTCCCCCTTAGACCCTCCTTCAGCCGTCTCCTATCCCTCCACCCCCTTGCAACCCACTGCGCCACGTTCCTACTCTCCAACTCCTGCCCCTCATTCCCCAGTCCTAGCCATCTCCCACCCCCCCTCCCGCAGCCCTGTCCAGACTGCCTCCCCAGCCCACTCCTTGCCCCCTCCGATGCCCCTGGATCTGGGGGTGCGTGGGGTGGACCCTAAAGCCTCCAGGGTGGTGAGAAACGAGGAAGAGGACAGTCTGAGTGATGCCGGCACATACACTATCGAAACAGAGTCCCAGGACAAAGAGGTGGAGGAGGCACGCAACATGATCGACCAG GTGTTTGGGGTCCTCGACTCACCAGAGTACAGTGGTGCCGGAGTGTATAGACCCATCATTAATGATGGCAAGGACGAGCTGGCAATGCTCCGGCCTAGTGACGATAGCACTGTGGATCAAATGGCAGCAGTTTCTATGCATGGCTTTAACCCAGCCACCCTCAGTGGGGCCCCCTCAGGCCCCATCCAG GTGCAGTCTGCTAACAATGCAGCACAGGAGGAGGGGCCTAAGTGGGTTTCTCGCTGGGCCAGTCTGGCAGACAACTATGCAGAACCGGGCTCTACTCCACCTCAAGGGgaatttgcagagggag ATGTGCAGTTGATATCTAGCCACAGCGTGGATAACTCTGAGTTAGAGGGTAGCCAGAGTTGTAGGACCAGGAGGCTGCTTCCCCAGGTTCCACCTGGAGACAGAGACAAGCCAGAGAACCTCACCCCCAGCATCCTGATCTACCCAGGCCCCGAACCCACCCTGGAGAGGAGTAGTGGCACGCCCCGGCATCAGGACAACACCCAGAGTCTTTGTGTCCAGGACGATGTAGACCCAGACAGCCTGAGTGACGCCAGCCGCTCTGACGATGGCTCTGTGCTGGAGAGGACCAGGAAGAGCCAGGGGAGGAAGAGTGGCGCTACCTCGCCCGGGGACACTGGACCTCAGTATAAGGGTCAAGATAAGCTGTCTCCGACTCAGTCTACCAAGTCCAYCTCCTTTTACATTGGGTCTGAGGATGGCAGCTCAGGCAAGCTGGACCTGGCCCGAAGCCCTATTCTTTCTCAGGGGCCTGAGAGGGGGCGAGACACCCCTGCCAAAACCTCCCCCACCACCGTCCTCATCAGGCACCTGAGCAGCCACGAGCCCCGGAGGGCGGGCGTAAAGCCTAACAACTCAGCCCCCAACCTCCACTCCCAGCAGGACAAAGACTCTAAAGACCCCAGTAAAGACATCCTGGGGTCTTCCTCATTCGTCAGGCAGGAGAGTTTCACCAAGGAGCGACCCAGTGATGATGTCCAGATCAAGAGGCTCCCACACATCTCCAGTCACCCCACCTTGAGGGacatggagcagagagagacacccCAGGACCCACAGCCCTTCCTCAGGGAAGAAGCAGAcgtcgttctctcctctctggaggTCACGTTCCCTTCCTCAGGCTCCGGACGCAGCTCTAAGAGAGGAGGCTCCTCCAGTCACATGGACGACTCTCTGTCTGGGGAATCAGATGTGGATACAGCCAGCACCGTCAGCCTGGTCAGCAACAAGAACATCCCTGTCACCACAGGCCCTAAGAAGAGGATGACCGTCAGTGGCTTCCAGAAGGAGAGATCTTCCTCCAGTCAATCTGTCCAGGGKAAGGGCCACCGCCAGCCCACGGCCCGCGAGCGTCTGTCAGAGAAACGCCGCAGCCACGCGGCAGCCAGTGATAACTCCAGCAGCAAGGCCGAGCAGGCCAAGCGCTTCCAGATGCGGCGCAGCGTGGGGAACCGCGGCTCCCTGGACCTATCAGAGGGCCAGCAGGGTTCTGGTCAGCACTGGCCTGACACTGCCTCTGACCATGACACCGGTCCCCGCCCCACCAGCCATAACAAGAAGCTCATAGCGCCCCTACAGAAAGAGGACAATGGGAAGACCGCCAAGAGTGCAGCACAGCAGGCACTGATCCGCTCCAACAGCCTGTCAGCACCAAGGCCCACCCGGGCATCCATGCTGCGCAGGGCACGTCTGGGAGAGACTTCTGACAATGAGGGAACTGAGACAGACCGGGGGTCCCAGAACTCAGACCACATTGGTGCCTCCAGCAAGGTGTCTGCTGATGGGAAGAAGCTCCTCTCCAGACTGGACATCTTGGCCATGCCCAGGAAGAGAACAGGCTCCTTCACTACGCCTAGTGACAACGAGTCCTCCACCACGACCCCTACAACCCGGCCTGGCTTCTCCAACCGGAGTGCAGAATCAACTGGGCCTATCAGGAAGACATCAGTGGGTGAAACAGGGGCCAAGCAGGGGGCCACAAGAGGGGCCGGAGCCCCCGTGAAGCAGCTCCTCACCCACACACGTTCCAGCGGGGCTAAATACTCCAGCACAACCA GTTCCCGTCGAAGGCAGAAAGGTTCAGACTACACCTCCACATCTGAGGAGGAATATGAGGCCAGCTCTGGAACCCCCAAACACAAACGCTCCTCCCACACGTCTGCTRCCACACAGACCCCCCGGACTCAGAAGGAGAAGGCTGCAGTAGCAGCAGTCGCTCGGTCCAAGTCCGGCTCACTGGAGACTGAGGAGGACGAAGTCCAGAATGAGACTGACCACTACCAGAACTGGACCACACACAGCGCCGAGATAGCAAA GCTCAGTCAGGACTTGGCCAAGGACCTTGCCATTCTGGCCCGTGAGATCCATGAAGTGGCGGGGGACGGGGActcccagagttcctctggaatGGGCACAAACCCCTCCCCCAGCTCTGCACCCAACACACCCGGGCCCGCCTCCACCATCCCCATCTCTAGCCGGGAAGAG CTGGTCCAACATATCCCTGAAGCCAGCTTAAACTACCAGAAGGTTCTACTATCGCCAGGTTCTACCGCTGTCATGGACCTGGATCCTAACATGAATGACCAAGACCCAAGCTCTAAGCCACGGTGGAACCGTGAAGAG GTGATTTTGGACAATCTGATGTTGAACCCTGTTTCTCAGCTCTCTCAGGCCATTCGGGAGAACACAGAACAGCTGGCTGAGAAAATGAA GGTTTTATTCCACAATAAGACTGAGGCCTGGGAGGAGATTGAAGCGAAGATCAATGCTGAAAACGAAGTACCCATCCTAAAAACATCAAATAAG GAAATCTCCTCCATCCTGAACGAGCTGAGAAGAGTACAGAAACAACTAGAAA TGATCAACAGCATTGTGGAACCCGGTGGAGCTGGCATTGGGAAACCTAAGGTGGCAGTGGTGGCTGCTGCTACTTCTGCAGGACAGGCCACCAGGTCCCCCTTACGGCAGAAGAAAGCCCCAAGTAAGCCCACTGGGGACAGACAGCGTGGTGCCAGCCCCTCTACCAGCCCCACCACCTCCAAACACAACACCAACGAAAGCACCAAGAGGTCCACTCGAGGACACAAAGGGGCAAACGTTGTGGCCTGA
- the LOC111973340 gene encoding centrosomal protein of 170 kDa protein B-like isoform X2, which yields MSVTSWFLVSSSGTRHRLPREMIFVGREDCELMLQSRSVDKQHAVINYNPATNEHLVKDLGSLNGTFVNDLRIPDQTYITLKLSDVIRFGYDSHVYILERSQHKVPEEALKHEKYTSQLQMGLKASEGKMAEHLESKLEKTERKSLSQEAPTSRPTPLYGQPSWWGEEDAASKGQHSEGHRPEEGHPEIPKEGSGLDPEVNGSLLEYRDNQGKSIFPYHREPSYFEIPTKEFQLHPKSLGAELHEIPTKDTDTPSAQAPPTXTTPSPPVVQSHASFTIEFDDCTPGKIKIKDHVTKFSSRQRKQQQQASGKTLATTPTEVMSAECKVVDWLVHSDVRMMRRRPTCEDVYSVKSDQAVNIKSLKGHHHDDGTQSDSEDLVLGKGKRSKSHHRVQSQHSIQSKLSLSELSEQTVLSYQLVKSQQTVQSNQLIQSEQSVMSVQSHQTVLSVPLQQSVSSQRLLQPQFSPPKLTPVSPVAPERPLSQSPPEARSPTMGPSKPGPQEPLTQQAFIIEFFDDNPRKKRSQSFTANPAHADSYSALKAKLERRKGGERPNSMHGHIPPTQQVTVPLKGQGHCVSQRSSSLKREKTEEPLSGGSASSSSGSGPSSRTSSGITIKPFGSVGKKTKLAQEFAAEFLMKDTVHRALSPTRDKTSPPPMSAPPVMVMSPSRTRIPSPLDPPSAVSYPSTPLQPTAPRSYSPTPAPHSPVLAISHPPSRSPVQTASPAHSLPPPMPLDLGVRGVDPKASRVVRNEEEDSLSDAGTYTIETESQDKEVEEARNMIDQVFGVLDSPEYSGAGVYRPIINDGKDELAMLRPSDDSTVDQMAAVSMHGFNPATLSGAPSGPIQVQSANNAAQEEGPKWVSRWASLADNYAEPGSTPPQGEFAEGDVQLISSHSVDNSELEGSQSCRTRRLLPQVPPGDRDKPENLTPSILIYPGPEPTLERSSGTPRHQDNTQSLCVQDDVDPDSLSDASRSDDGSVLERTRKSQGRKSGATSPGDTGPQYKGQDKLSPTQSTKSXSFYIGSEDGSSGKLDLARSPILSQGPERGRDTPAKTSPTTVLIRHLSSHEPRRAGVKPNNSAPNLHSQQDKDSKDPSKDILGSSSFVRQESFTKERPSDDVQIKRLPHISSHPTLRDMEQRETPQDPQPFLREEADVVLSSLEVTFPSSGSGRSSKRGGSSSHMDDSLSGESDVDTASTVSLVSNKNIPVTTGPKKRMTVSGFQKERSSSSQSVQGKGHRQPTARERLSEKRRSHAAASDNSSSKAEQAKRFQMRRSVGNRGSLDLSEGQQGSGQHWPDTASDHDTGPRPTSHNKKLIAPLQKEDNGKTAKSAAQQALIRSNSLSAPRPTRASMLRRARLGETSDNEGTETDRGSQNSDHIGASSKVSADGKKLLSRLDILAMPRKRTGSFTTPSDNESSTTTPTTRPGFSNRSAESTGPIRKTSVGETGAKQGATRGAGAPVKQLLTHTRSSGAKYSSTTSSRRRQKGSDYTSTSEEEYEASSGTPKHKRSSHTSAXTQTPRTQKEKAAVAAVARSKSGSLETEEDEVQNETDHYQNWTTHSAEIAKLSQDLAKDLAILAREIHEVAGDGDSQSSSGMGTNPSPSSAPNTPGPASTIPISSREEVILDNLMLNPVSQLSQAIRENTEQLAEKMKVLFHNKTEAWEEIEAKINAENEVPILKTSNKEISSILNELRRVQKQLEMINSIVEPGGAGIGKPKVAVVAAATSAGQATRSPLRQKKAPSKPTGDRQRGASPSTSPTTSKHNTNESTKRSTRGHKGANVVA from the exons ATGAGCGTGACATCATGGTTCCTGGTCAGCAGCTCTGGCACCCGCCACCGCCTCCCACGGGAGATGATCTTTGTGGGCCGGGAGGACTGTGAACTCATGCTGCAG TCTCGAAGTGTGGACAAGCAGCACGCCGTCATCAACTACAACCCTGCTACAAATGAGCACCTGGTCAAAGACCTGGGCAGCCTCAATGGA ACCTTTGTGAATGACCTGAGGATCCCAGACCAAACCTACATCACCCTCAAACTGTCTGATGTCATTCGCTTCGGATATG ATTCCCATGTGTACATCCTAGAAAGGAGCCAACACAAAGTCCCAGAGGAGGCACTCAAG catgagaaATACACCAGCCAGCTGCAGATGGGTCTGAAGGCCTCAGAGGGGAAGATGGCTGAGCACCTGGAGTCCAAGCTAGAGAAGACAGAAAGGAAATCTCTGTCTCAAG AGGCTCCAACCTCCCGACCCACCCCATTGTATGGCCAGCCCTCGTGGTGGGGGGAGGAGGATGCGGCCAGCAAAGGACAGCACAGTGAGGGACACAGGCCAGAGGAGGGTCACCCAG AGATTCCAAAGGAAGGTTCAGGCTTAGATCCAGAGGTGAATGGCTCCCTGTTAGAGTACAGAGACAATCAGGGCAAGTCCATCTTCCCCTACCACCGGGAGCCTAGCTACTTTGAGATCCCTACCAAGGAGTTCCAGCTGCATCCCAAGTCCTTGGGGGCAGAGCTCCATGAGATCCCCACCAAGGACACAGACACGCCCTCTGCCCAAGCCCCTCCCACCCYCACCACACCCAGTCCCCCTGTGGTGCAGAGCCACGCCTCCTTCACCATAGAGTTTGATGACTGCACGCCAGGCAAGATCAAGATCAAGGACCACGTGACCAAGTTCTCCTCGCGCCagaggaagcagcagcagcaggcgtCCGGGAAAACTCTGGCCACCACACCCACTGAGGTGATGTCAGCTGAGTGCAAGGTGGTAGATTGGTTGGTGCACAGTGATGTCAGAATGATGAGGAGACGTCCCACGTGTGAGGATGTTTACAGTGTCAAGAGTGACCAGGCCGTCAACATCAAAAGCCTCAAAG GACACCACCATGACGATGGGACCCAGAGTGATTCTGAGGACCTGGTCTTAGGGAAAGGGAAGCGAAGCAAGTCACACCACCGGGTCCAGTCGCAACATTCGATCCAGTCAAAGCTTTCCCTGTCTGAGCTGTCAGAACAGACAGTGCTGTCATACCAATTAGTCAAGTCACAACAGACAGTCCAGTCAAACCAATTGATCCAGTCCGAGCAGTCAGTTATGTCAGTCCAGTCACACCAGACAGTCCTGTCAGTTCCGTTGCAGCAGTCAGTTTCGTCACAAAGGTTACTTCAGCCTCAGTTCTCCCCTCCCAAACTGACCCCAGTTTCTCCTGTGgcccctgagaggcccctgtcTCAAAGCCCGCCTGAGGCTCGCTCCCCCACCATGGGTCCCTCTAAGCCCGGCCCCCAGGAGCCCCTCACCCAGCAAGCCTTCATCATAGAGTTCTTCGACGACAACCCGCGCAAGAAACGCTCGCAATCCTTCACCGCCAATCCTGCCCACGCAGACTCTTACTCCGCCCTCAAGGCCAAGCTGGAGCGGAGGAAGGGTGGGGAGAGGCCAAACTCCATGCACGGCCACATCCCTCCCACCCAGCAGGTGACTGTTCCTCTGAAGGGCCAGGGACACTGTGTGTCCCAGAGGTCTAGCTCCCTGAAGAGGGAGAAGACGGAGGAGCCCCTGAGTGGAGGCagtgcctcctcttcctccggtTCTGGGCCTTCCTCTCGCACCTCCTCTGGCATCACCATCAAGCCGTTTGGCAGTGTGGGGAAGAAGACCAAGCTGGCCCAGGAGTTTGCAGCAGAGTTCCTGATGAAAGATACAGTCCACAGAGCCTTGTCTCCCACCAGGGATAAGACGTCTCCTCCTCCCATGTCCGCTCCCCCGGTGATGGTGATGTCACCCTCTCGCACCCGCATTCCGTCCCCCTTAGACCCTCCTTCAGCCGTCTCCTATCCCTCCACCCCCTTGCAACCCACTGCGCCACGTTCCTACTCTCCAACTCCTGCCCCTCATTCCCCAGTCCTAGCCATCTCCCACCCCCCCTCCCGCAGCCCTGTCCAGACTGCCTCCCCAGCCCACTCCTTGCCCCCTCCGATGCCCCTGGATCTGGGGGTGCGTGGGGTGGACCCTAAAGCCTCCAGGGTGGTGAGAAACGAGGAAGAGGACAGTCTGAGTGATGCCGGCACATACACTATCGAAACAGAGTCCCAGGACAAAGAGGTGGAGGAGGCACGCAACATGATCGACCAG GTGTTTGGGGTCCTCGACTCACCAGAGTACAGTGGTGCCGGAGTGTATAGACCCATCATTAATGATGGCAAGGACGAGCTGGCAATGCTCCGGCCTAGTGACGATAGCACTGTGGATCAAATGGCAGCAGTTTCTATGCATGGCTTTAACCCAGCCACCCTCAGTGGGGCCCCCTCAGGCCCCATCCAG GTGCAGTCTGCTAACAATGCAGCACAGGAGGAGGGGCCTAAGTGGGTTTCTCGCTGGGCCAGTCTGGCAGACAACTATGCAGAACCGGGCTCTACTCCACCTCAAGGGgaatttgcagagggag ATGTGCAGTTGATATCTAGCCACAGCGTGGATAACTCTGAGTTAGAGGGTAGCCAGAGTTGTAGGACCAGGAGGCTGCTTCCCCAGGTTCCACCTGGAGACAGAGACAAGCCAGAGAACCTCACCCCCAGCATCCTGATCTACCCAGGCCCCGAACCCACCCTGGAGAGGAGTAGTGGCACGCCCCGGCATCAGGACAACACCCAGAGTCTTTGTGTCCAGGACGATGTAGACCCAGACAGCCTGAGTGACGCCAGCCGCTCTGACGATGGCTCTGTGCTGGAGAGGACCAGGAAGAGCCAGGGGAGGAAGAGTGGCGCTACCTCGCCCGGGGACACTGGACCTCAGTATAAGGGTCAAGATAAGCTGTCTCCGACTCAGTCTACCAAGTCCAYCTCCTTTTACATTGGGTCTGAGGATGGCAGCTCAGGCAAGCTGGACCTGGCCCGAAGCCCTATTCTTTCTCAGGGGCCTGAGAGGGGGCGAGACACCCCTGCCAAAACCTCCCCCACCACCGTCCTCATCAGGCACCTGAGCAGCCACGAGCCCCGGAGGGCGGGCGTAAAGCCTAACAACTCAGCCCCCAACCTCCACTCCCAGCAGGACAAAGACTCTAAAGACCCCAGTAAAGACATCCTGGGGTCTTCCTCATTCGTCAGGCAGGAGAGTTTCACCAAGGAGCGACCCAGTGATGATGTCCAGATCAAGAGGCTCCCACACATCTCCAGTCACCCCACCTTGAGGGacatggagcagagagagacacccCAGGACCCACAGCCCTTCCTCAGGGAAGAAGCAGAcgtcgttctctcctctctggaggTCACGTTCCCTTCCTCAGGCTCCGGACGCAGCTCTAAGAGAGGAGGCTCCTCCAGTCACATGGACGACTCTCTGTCTGGGGAATCAGATGTGGATACAGCCAGCACCGTCAGCCTGGTCAGCAACAAGAACATCCCTGTCACCACAGGCCCTAAGAAGAGGATGACCGTCAGTGGCTTCCAGAAGGAGAGATCTTCCTCCAGTCAATCTGTCCAGGGKAAGGGCCACCGCCAGCCCACGGCCCGCGAGCGTCTGTCAGAGAAACGCCGCAGCCACGCGGCAGCCAGTGATAACTCCAGCAGCAAGGCCGAGCAGGCCAAGCGCTTCCAGATGCGGCGCAGCGTGGGGAACCGCGGCTCCCTGGACCTATCAGAGGGCCAGCAGGGTTCTGGTCAGCACTGGCCTGACACTGCCTCTGACCATGACACCGGTCCCCGCCCCACCAGCCATAACAAGAAGCTCATAGCGCCCCTACAGAAAGAGGACAATGGGAAGACCGCCAAGAGTGCAGCACAGCAGGCACTGATCCGCTCCAACAGCCTGTCAGCACCAAGGCCCACCCGGGCATCCATGCTGCGCAGGGCACGTCTGGGAGAGACTTCTGACAATGAGGGAACTGAGACAGACCGGGGGTCCCAGAACTCAGACCACATTGGTGCCTCCAGCAAGGTGTCTGCTGATGGGAAGAAGCTCCTCTCCAGACTGGACATCTTGGCCATGCCCAGGAAGAGAACAGGCTCCTTCACTACGCCTAGTGACAACGAGTCCTCCACCACGACCCCTACAACCCGGCCTGGCTTCTCCAACCGGAGTGCAGAATCAACTGGGCCTATCAGGAAGACATCAGTGGGTGAAACAGGGGCCAAGCAGGGGGCCACAAGAGGGGCCGGAGCCCCCGTGAAGCAGCTCCTCACCCACACACGTTCCAGCGGGGCTAAATACTCCAGCACAACCA GTTCCCGTCGAAGGCAGAAAGGTTCAGACTACACCTCCACATCTGAGGAGGAATATGAGGCCAGCTCTGGAACCCCCAAACACAAACGCTCCTCCCACACGTCTGCTRCCACACAGACCCCCCGGACTCAGAAGGAGAAGGCTGCAGTAGCAGCAGTCGCTCGGTCCAAGTCCGGCTCACTGGAGACTGAGGAGGACGAAGTCCAGAATGAGACTGACCACTACCAGAACTGGACCACACACAGCGCCGAGATAGCAAA GCTCAGTCAGGACTTGGCCAAGGACCTTGCCATTCTGGCCCGTGAGATCCATGAAGTGGCGGGGGACGGGGActcccagagttcctctggaatGGGCACAAACCCCTCCCCCAGCTCTGCACCCAACACACCCGGGCCCGCCTCCACCATCCCCATCTCTAGCCGGGAAGAG GTGATTTTGGACAATCTGATGTTGAACCCTGTTTCTCAGCTCTCTCAGGCCATTCGGGAGAACACAGAACAGCTGGCTGAGAAAATGAA GGTTTTATTCCACAATAAGACTGAGGCCTGGGAGGAGATTGAAGCGAAGATCAATGCTGAAAACGAAGTACCCATCCTAAAAACATCAAATAAG GAAATCTCCTCCATCCTGAACGAGCTGAGAAGAGTACAGAAACAACTAGAAA TGATCAACAGCATTGTGGAACCCGGTGGAGCTGGCATTGGGAAACCTAAGGTGGCAGTGGTGGCTGCTGCTACTTCTGCAGGACAGGCCACCAGGTCCCCCTTACGGCAGAAGAAAGCCCCAAGTAAGCCCACTGGGGACAGACAGCGTGGTGCCAGCCCCTCTACCAGCCCCACCACCTCCAAACACAACACCAACGAAAGCACCAAGAGGTCCACTCGAGGACACAAAGGGGCAAACGTTGTGGCCTGA